One window of Cucurbita pepo subsp. pepo cultivar mu-cu-16 chromosome LG19, ASM280686v2, whole genome shotgun sequence genomic DNA carries:
- the LOC111782203 gene encoding uncharacterized aarF domain-containing protein kinase 2-like: MSRYLMLGNIKKTARSLITSQRLSHVEARKSGTIVAAGPLFHTKLLSRYGFLSRGHTSFPLHCTRRSFYPKGFGVFTARNIVKHHAQFVRKRFSYKFSSDSRTFPPINKAAQAFILAISRSYLILPGIFAFTCGELARAQRTVSNAGYYPSHDSFVVHAQDGHAFVVLLLHSTLEVMILLLRALYLAILFTPCIMMAPFVDTFGHSFRSLWLRVVHRSLEKGGPAFIKWGQWAATRPDLFPRDLCAELSELQTKAPEHSFAYTKNTIERAFGRKLNDIFEKFEEKPVASGSIAQVYRAYLKFSYPGQQVKPMLVAIKVRHPGVGESIRRDFAIIDLVAKISKFIPTLRWLRLDESVQQFAVFMMSQVDLAREAAYLSRFIYNFRQWKDVSFPKPVYPLVHPAVLVETYEQGESVSHYVDELEGNERLKSALAHIGTHAFLKMLLVDNFIHADMHPGNILVRMRHEKSPGKRLFNNSKPHVVFLDVGMTAELSANDRINLLEFFKAVARWDGRTVAECTLRLSKQQNCPDPKAFIEEVTDAFAFWATPEADLVHPAETIQRLLEKVRRYRVNIDGNVCTAMVTTLVLEGWQRKLDPEYNVMQTLQTLQTLLLRGDWAESLSYTIEGLMAP, translated from the exons ATGTCGAG atatttgaTGCTGGGGAATATAAAGAAGACAGCACGTTCGCTTATTACAAGCCAAAGACTGAGCCATGTAGAAGCAAGGAAGAGCGGGACGATTGTTGCTGCAGGACCTCTCTTTCATACTAAATTGCTCTCTCGCTATGGTTTTTTATCCAGAGGACATACTTCCTTCCCTTTACATTGCACTAGGAGAAGTTTTTACCCCAAAGGTTTTGGTGTCTTCACAGCAAGAAACATTGTTAAGCATCATGCCCAATTTGTTCGGAAAAGGTTTTCCTACAAATTTTCTTCTGATAGCCGTACTTTTCCCCCCATAAACAAAGCTGCTCAAGCCTTTATCTTGGCCATTTCTCGTTCTTACCTGATACTTCCTGGTATATTTGCTTTCACATGTGGTGAGCTAGCACGTGCCCAAAGAACTGTCTCAAACGCAGGCTATTATCCATCTCATGATTCTTTCGTTGTCCATGCACAAGATGGACACGCCTTCGTGGTTTTACTACTGCATTCTACATTAGAAGTTATGATATTGTTACTTAGAGCACTTTATCTGGCAATCTTGTTCACACCTTGCATAATGATGGCACCATTTGTGGATACCTTTGGACATAGCTTCAGGAGTCTCTGGCTTCGGGTTGTTCACCGCTCCCTGGAAAAAGGTGGTCCGGCATTCATTAAGTGGGGTCAGTGGGCAGCAACAAGGCCAGATCTCTTCCCTAGAGATTTATGCGCCGAGTTATCAGAGCTTCAAACTAAGGCCCCTGAGCATAGCTTTGCCTACACGAAAAATACTATTGAACGGGCATTTGGTAGAAAGCTTAATGATAtatttgagaaatttgaagagaaaCCTGTAGCATCTGGAAGTATTGCTCAAGTATACCGAgcttatttgaaatttagttACCCTGGTCAACAAGTAAAGCCAATGTTAGTCGCTATTAAAGTTAGACATCCTGGTGTGGGTGAATCAATTAGGAGAGATTTCGCTATAATTGACTTGGTAGCAAAAATCTCAAAGTTTATTCCTACACTCAGGTGGTTGAGATTGGATGAAAGTGTGCAACAATTTGCGGTTTTTATGATGTCTCAAGTAGACCTTGCAAGGGAAGCTGCTTACTTGAGCCGcttcatttataattttagacaGTGGAAGGATGTTTCATTTCCAAAACCTGTGTATCCTCTCGTACATCCTGCTGTTTTAGTGGAGACTTATGAACAAGGGGAAAGTGTTTCACACTACGTTGATGAGCTTGAAGGAAATGAGAGACTCAAGTCTGCATTGGCACACATTGGGACTCATGCTTTTCTTAAAATGCTTCTG GTGGACAACTTTATACATGCAGACATGCATCCTGGAAATATTCTTGTCAGGATGCGTCATGAAAAATCCCCTGGGAAGCGACTCTTCAATAATTCAAAGCCTCATGTTGTTTTCCTTGATGTAGGCATGACTGCTGAACTTTCAGCAAATGATAGAATAAATTTACTAGAATTTTTTAAGGCTGTTGCCCGATGGGATGGCCGCACTGTTGCAGAGTGCACCCTGAGATtatcaaaacaacaaaactGCCCTGATCCAAAGGCGTTTATTGAG GAAGTGACAGATGCGTTTGCCTTCTGGGCTACTCCAGAAGCTGATCTAGTTCATCCTGCCGAAACCATTCAGCGCTTACTGGAGAAAGTGAGGCGTTATAGAGTCAACATTGATGGAAATGTCTGCACTGCGATGGTCACGACCTTGGTTCTTGAG GGTTGGCAGAGGAAGCTTGATCCTGAATATAATGTGATGCAAACACTGCAAACACTGCAAACACTGTTACTAAGAGGTGATTGGGCGGAGTCACTTTCCTACACAATTGAAGGATTGATGGCACCGTAG
- the LOC111781587 gene encoding lysine-specific demethylase JMJ25-like, with translation MEEEEEGLPDHLRCKRTDGKQWRCKRRVKDNLKLCEIHHLQGRHRQYKEKVPDSLKLQRTCRKSIETDSNVENLVIRAPKAATLAKLMKRKKLAGTSAALDGMLTRMKKKKGSVQVELIRMVLRREVEKRGKKKVVHKARKRLKNQGNGIESEENSDKEMTRQLPYGLMAISPSPSPLQSGNEGSSCGIKVGAQSRPIQQRRFRSKNVNILPVGELQVLPNGRNVGNLRKSRRKKCHWCQESSSWSLIQCSSCQKTFFCIDCIRDRYFDTQEEVKKACPVCRGICHCKDCSMYQSLHTECKDSLGDGIGKILRFHYLICVLLPILKQINIEMHAELETEAMVKGIELSEVDIKQDEFGSLEHCCSNCKTVIADLYRSCPSCSYNLCLSCCHNIFLEDSNGVHNLPLSEYLDGKTTFLSDKTKLLKNKKLNPSPWLPSSKSLHKGRVQNSVQHFSCPSKECVSCSDSLLELRCIFPLSWTKELEVNAEEIVCSYDFPESVDSSSNCTLCFGEDHKVDELEEFQKVAVREDSNDNYLYYPSLFRIRLDDLDHFQRHWIRGHPVIVRNVLETSDLTWDPVVMFRTYLERIISRYENGTSLSEASNNLDWCEVEIGIRQYFMGSLKGKTHTNTCNNMLKLKGCLSSHLFQEKFPAHYAEIMRILPLQEYMNPMSGLLNLATKLPQGAGKPDMGPCVYMAYGCSQEHVLTDSVSRLCYDSYDVINILAHSTDVPVSTEQLTEVVNLLQRQRAQSESSNTSTNQSSVEEEESCTAGEETPFIKRFAKVPCFSASAEQVFAQGIKRPSMISDGACDSDPEPLMLQCKSSRTNEMPGAPNTLRQQTHSALNDGNSTSKSCGAQWDVFRRQDVPMLSEYLRRHSDEFIHKHVVHPILDQSCFLDATHKLRLKEEFQIEPWTFEQNVGEAVIIPAGCPYQIRNGKSCVHVVLDFMSPESVGQSIQLIDEVRLLPKNHIAKEKTLEVKKRALETIDAAIKKVRELTNALQEVPH, from the exons atggaagaagaagaagaaggactTCCGGACCACTTGCGGTGCAAGAGGACTGATGGGAAGCAATGGCGTTGCAAACGGAGAGTGAAGGACAATCTCAAGCTCTGTGAAATTCACCATCTCCAAGGCCGCCATCGCCAGTACAAGGAGAAAGTACCGGATTCTCTCAAACTTCAAAGGACCTGCAGGAAATCGATTGAAACGGATTCAAACGTTGAAAATCTCGTAATTAGGGCCCCGAAAGCGGCGACACTGGCAAAACtaatgaagaggaagaaattgGCGGGGACTTCAGCGGCATTGGATGGGATGCTCActagaatgaagaaaaagaaagggagtGTGCAGGTGGAGTTGATAAGGATGGTGCTGAGGAGGGAAGTGgagaagagaggaaagaaaaaggttgTCCACAAGGCGAGGAAGAGGCTGAAGAATCAAGGTAATGGAATTGAGTCAGAGGAGAACAGTGATAAGGAAATGACGAGACAATTGCCCTATGGACTTATGGCAATTTCTCCTTCTCCATCCCCTCTTCAATCTGGCAATGAAGGTTCTTCTTGCGGAATCAAGGTTGGGGCACAATCAAGGCCGATTCAACAACGACGATTTCGGTCCAAGAATGTCAATATTCTTCCAGTTGGCGAGTTGCAG GTTCTACCAAATGGGCGTAATGTGGGGAACTTGAGAAAATCTAGGAGGAAGAAGTGCCACTGGTGTCAAGAAAGTAGTTCATGGAGTTTAATTCAGTGTTCGAGTTGTCAAAAAACGTTCTTTTGCATAGACTGCATCAGAGATCG ATACTTTGATACACAAGAAGAAGTTAAAAAGGCATGCCCTGTTTGCCGAGGGATTTGCCACTGTAAGGACTGTTCAATGTATCAATCTTTGCACACAGAATGTAAG GATTCTTTGGGAGACGGCATTGGAAAAATTTTACGTTTCCATTATTTGATTTGTGTACTTCTCCCTATactcaaacaaataaacataGAGATGCACGCTGAGCTAGAAACAGAGGCCATGGTAAAAG GAATAGAACTTTCTGAAGTTGATATCAAGCAGGATGAATTTGGCAGTCTTGAACATTGTTG TAGTAACTGCAAAACTGTTATTGCGGATCTCTATAGAAGTTGCCCAAGTTGTTCCTATAATCTCTGCTTAAGTTGCTGccataatatttttcttgaggATTCCAATGGAGTTCATAACCTGCCTCTTTCAGAGTATCTTGATGGAAAGACAACCTTTCTGTCtgataaaacaaaacttttgaaaaacaagaagttAAATCCTAGTCCGTGGCTTCCTTCTTCCAAATCATTGCATAAAGGGAGAGTTCAAAATAGTGTTCAGCATTTTTCTTGTCCGTCAAAAGAATGTGTCAGCTGCAGTGACAGTCTTCTTGAATTGAGATGTATTTTCCCACTAAGTTGGACTAAGGAACTTGAAGTGAACGCAGAAGAAATCGTATGCAGCTATGACTTTCCAGAGTCTGTTGATTCATCATCAAACTGTACTTTGTGCTTTGGTGAGGACCATAAAGTTGATGAACTTGAAGAGTTCCAGAAAGTAGCTGTCCGGGAGGATTCAAATGATAACTATTTGTATTATCCCAGCCTTTTTCGCATCCGTCTTGATGACCTTGACCATTTTCAGAGGCACTGGATTAGAGGTCATCCTGTAATTGTGCGTAATGTACTGGAGACGTCTGATCTGACATGGGATCCAGTAGTTATGTTTCGCACTTACCTTGAAAGAATCATTTCGAGATATGAAAATGGTACGAGTCTCTCAGAAGCTTCCAATAACTTGGACTGGTGCGAG GTAGAAATTGGCATTAGGCAGTACTTTATGGGTTCTCTTAAGGGGAAGACACACACAAACACTTGTAACAAcatgttaaaattaaaaggttgCCTTTCTTCCCATTTGTTTCAAGAGAAGTTTCCAGCTCACTATGCAGAAATAATGCGAATTCTACCGCTTCAAGAATACATGAACCCAATGTCTGGTCTTCTGAATCTAGCTACAAAGTTACCACAGGGAGCTGGGAAGCCTGACATGGGTCCATGTGTGTATATGGCTTATGGATGTTCCCAAGAGCATGTTTTGACTGATTCTGTCTCCAGATTATGTTATGACTCGTATGACGTG ATTAACATTTTGGCCCACAGTACAGACGTCCCTGTTTCAACAGAACAACTTACAGAAGTTGTAAACTTGCTTCAAAGACAAAGGGCTCAAAGTGAGTCTTCCAATACCTCTACTAATCAGTCAAGtgtggaggaagaagaatctTGCACGGCTGGAGAAGAAACACCCTTCATTAAGAGGTTTGCAAAAGTACCCTGTTTCTCTGCATCCGCTGAGCAAGTGTTTGCTCAGGGTATTAAACGGCCTAGTATGATCTCTGATGGTGCATGTGACTCGGATCCTGAACCATTAATGCTTCAATGCAAATCTTCCCGAACTAATGAGATGCCAGGAGCTCCAAATACGTTAAGACAACAGACACATTCTGCCCTCAATGATGGAAACAGTACTTCAAAGTCTTGTGGTGCCCAATGGGATGTCTTTCGGAGGCAAGATGTTCCAATGCTATCAGAGTACCTACGAAGGCATTCTGATGAGTTCATTCATAAGCAT GTTGTGCATCCAATTCTAGACCAGAGTTGTTTTCTGGATGCAACCCACAAATTAAGACTGAAGGAGGAATTTC AAATCGAACCATGGACTTTTGAGCAAAATGTTGGAGAAGCTGTCATCATTCCTGCTGGATGTCCATACCAGATACGCAATGGAAAG TCTTGCGTACACGTAGTATTAGATTTTATGTCACCTGAAAGTGTTGGCCAAAGTATCCAGCTGATCGATGAGGTTCGATTGCTTCCCAAAAACCACATAGCAAAAGAGAAGACATTAGAG GTTAAAAAGAGAGCCCTCGAAACTATAGATGCAGCAATTAAAAAGGTTCGGGAGCTTACAAATGCACTGCAAGAAGTACCTCATTGA